The Clostridia bacterium genome contains a region encoding:
- a CDS encoding glycine zipper family protein — MKRSVALLVLALASAPLAVTSATAQTSVAQSRAAQSNTKPSATRERLPASTPREASSLLSSNAAFEDDIPVGTAIRMKLETALSTRSNQAGDTFSGRVTEPVVVNGKTVIPVGASLSGHVTRVNEPRRITGRPMIDLRPESVVLPNGETLSINAVVVDTDHRPQTSVDDEGRIKGKGYTGRDTKEIAIGTGAGATVGAVTAGSKGALVGAAIGATATVTHWLVKRHSTELPAGTEIVIELSRPIRFTSGAATAGQ; from the coding sequence ATGAAAAGATCCGTCGCGCTGCTAGTGCTCGCGCTCGCGAGCGCACCCTTGGCAGTTACTTCGGCAACCGCACAAACGTCGGTTGCGCAATCTAGAGCTGCGCAATCCAACACCAAGCCCAGCGCCACACGTGAACGCCTACCGGCATCGACGCCGCGGGAGGCTTCCTCGTTGCTGTCTTCGAACGCGGCGTTCGAAGACGATATCCCCGTCGGCACCGCCATACGCATGAAGCTTGAAACTGCGCTCTCCACGCGCTCGAACCAGGCCGGCGATACGTTCTCCGGACGCGTGACCGAGCCGGTGGTCGTGAATGGCAAGACCGTCATCCCGGTCGGTGCATCGCTCTCCGGCCACGTAACGCGCGTCAATGAACCGCGCCGCATCACCGGTCGTCCAATGATCGATCTCCGGCCCGAATCTGTCGTACTGCCCAACGGCGAAACGCTCAGCATCAACGCCGTAGTAGTGGACACAGATCATCGTCCCCAGACCAGCGTCGATGACGAGGGCCGAATCAAAGGCAAGGGCTACACTGGACGTGATACGAAAGAGATTGCCATTGGAACGGGAGCAGGCGCCACCGTTGGTGCCGTGACGGCCGGAAGCAAAGGCGCGCTAGTGGGTGCCGCCATCGGCGCAACGGCAACCGTGACGCATTGGCTCGTGAAGCGCCACTCGACCGAACTACCCGCCGGCACAGAAATCGTTATCGAACTCAGTCGGCCCATCCGGTTCACATCCGGCGCTGCAACTGCCGGCCAATGA